A window of Komagataeibacter medellinensis NBRC 3288 contains these coding sequences:
- a CDS encoding alkene reductase, giving the protein MPTLFTPLKVGALTLPNRVVMAPLTRLRSGSTHIPNDLMAEYYAQRALAGLILSEATPVTPQGIGYEGVPGIWAPEQAEGWKKVTSAVHEVGGRIFLQLWHVGRISDPYFLNGEAPVAPSAIAAKGHVSLLRPKRDYVTPRALETGEIAGIVAAFRRGAELAKVAGFDGVEIHGANGYLLDQFLQDSTNHRTDRYGGPIENRARLMLEVTDAAIDVWGADRVGMHLAPRCDLHDMGDSNPAATFGYVATELGRRGIAFICAREAEGPDSLGPQLKKQFGGVYIANERFTPEAAEKAVEEGRADAIAFGQSFIANPDLPERLRAGAPLTPPDPSTFYTHGPEGYIDYPTLGESGD; this is encoded by the coding sequence ATGCCAACCCTGTTCACCCCGCTCAAGGTCGGTGCGCTCACGCTGCCCAACCGCGTTGTCATGGCACCGCTGACGCGCCTGCGTTCGGGCAGCACGCATATCCCCAACGATCTGATGGCCGAATATTACGCCCAGCGTGCGCTGGCGGGGCTGATCCTGTCGGAAGCAACGCCCGTTACCCCGCAGGGCATCGGTTACGAGGGCGTGCCCGGTATCTGGGCCCCCGAACAGGCGGAAGGATGGAAGAAAGTGACATCCGCCGTGCATGAAGTGGGCGGACGCATCTTTTTGCAGTTGTGGCATGTGGGCCGGATCTCGGACCCGTATTTCCTGAACGGTGAGGCCCCGGTCGCACCCAGCGCCATAGCGGCGAAGGGGCATGTCAGCTTACTGCGCCCCAAGCGTGATTACGTGACCCCGCGCGCGCTGGAAACCGGTGAGATCGCGGGCATTGTCGCCGCTTTCCGCCGGGGTGCGGAACTGGCGAAAGTGGCCGGGTTTGACGGGGTGGAGATCCACGGCGCCAATGGCTATCTGCTCGACCAGTTCTTGCAGGATTCCACCAACCACCGCACCGACCGGTATGGCGGCCCGATTGAAAACCGCGCCCGCCTGATGCTGGAAGTCACCGACGCCGCCATTGATGTCTGGGGGGCCGACCGGGTGGGCATGCATCTGGCCCCGCGCTGCGACCTGCATGACATGGGGGATTCCAACCCCGCCGCCACATTTGGTTATGTGGCCACCGAACTGGGCCGGCGCGGCATTGCGTTTATCTGCGCGCGTGAAGCCGAAGGGCCGGACAGCCTTGGCCCGCAGCTTAAAAAACAGTTTGGCGGCGTGTATATCGCCAACGAACGCTTCACCCCCGAAGCCGCTGAAAAGGCAGTGGAAGAGGGCAGGGCAGACGCCATCGCCTTTGGCCAGTCCTTTATCGCCAACCCCGACCTGCCCGAGCGCCTGCGCGCGGGCGCACCGCTTACACCGCCCGACCCATCCACGTTCTACACCCATGGGCCGGAAGGCTATATCGACTACCCCACGCTGGGTGAATCCGGCGACTGA